Proteins encoded in a region of the Amia ocellicauda isolate fAmiCal2 chromosome 19, fAmiCal2.hap1, whole genome shotgun sequence genome:
- the jun gene encoding transcription factor Jun — MSGKMETTFYDDSLSAAFSPHGEPAGYGYNPKALKQTMTLNLSDPAGSLKPHLRAKASDILTSPDVGLLKLASPELERLIIQSSNGLITTTPTPTQFLCPKNVTDEQEGFAEGFVRALAELHHQNMPGVPPSVAAAPQTSGGGSSSTLAPVPSLAVNTVFNSSLRPDPPVYADLNTFNPPPAPGYSSATPAMNYPAPPPPQPQPQHPMNPLAVQHPRLQALKEEPQTVPEMPGDTPPLSPIDMESQERIKAERKRMRNRIAASKCRKRKLERISRLEDKVKNLKSQNSELASTANLLREQVAQLKQKVMNHVNSGCQLMLTQQLQTF; from the coding sequence ATGTCCGGCAAGATGGAAACTACCTTCTACGACGACTCCCTGAGCGCCGCCTTCTCCCCGCACGGAGAGCCGGCCGGCTATGGATACAACCCCAAGGCGCTGAAGCAGACCATGACGCTGAACCTGTCCGACCCGGCCGGCTCCCTGAAGCCCCACCTGCGGGCCAAGGCCAGCGACATCCTCACCTCCCCGGACGTGGGGCTGCTCAAGCTGGCCTCCCCGGAGCTGGAGCGCCTCATCATCCAGTCCAGCAACGGGCTGATCACCACCACGCCGACCCCCACGCAGTTCCTGTGCCCCAAGAATGTCACCGACGAGCAGGAGGGCTTCGCCGAGGGCTTCGTCCGGGCGCTGGCCGAGCTGCACCACCAGAACATGCCCGGGGTGCCCCCCAGCGTGGCGGCCGCACCGCAGACCAGCggcggcggcagcagcagcacccTGGCGCCGGTGCCCTCCCTGGCGGTCAACACGGTGTTCAACTCCAGCCTGCGGCCCGACCCTCCGGTGTACGCCGACCTGAACACCTTCAATCCCCCCCCGGCGCCCGGCTACAGCAGCGCCACTCCGGCCATGAACTACCCGgctcccccgcccccccagcCGCAGCCTCAGCACCCGATGAACCCGCTGGCGGTGCAGCACCCGCGGCTGCAGGCTCTGAAAGAGGAGCCCCAGACGGTGCCCGAGATGCCCGGCGACACCCCGCCCCTCTCCCCCATCGACATGGAGAGCCAGGAGCGCATCAAGGCCGAGAGGAAGCGCATGAGGAACCGGATCGCCGCCTCCAAGTGCCGGAAGAGGAAGCTGGAGCGCATCTCCCGGCTGGAGGACAAGGTGAAGAACCTGAAGTCGCAGAACTCCGAGCTGGCCTCCACCGCCAACCTGCTGCGGGAGCAGGTGGCCCAGCTGAAGCAGAAAGTCATGAACCACGTCAACAGCGGCTGCCAGCTCATGCTGACCCAGCAGCTGCAGACCTTCTGA